The Acidobacteriota bacterium DNA window TTTGCTCGAAACAGGTCCTGGCCGGATCAACCACAACTTTGGGAGCGAGAGAGGGAGTTACGGACAGCCAATCGCCATGATCGGGGCCGCGGCGGACCTATCGCCCGCGTTCGACGCTCCGCTCCGGGAACGCGGCCTCCGCCGCTCGCCGCACCGACGCCTTCACCAGCTCGCCGGGGAACAACTCTCGATACACCCGGATCGCCTCGTCTGGACCCTTGAGCCCGAGATACTTGCACAGCAACGCGATATCCCCCTGGTCCTTGCCACGGCCCGCCGCCAGCTTCATCGCCAGCAGATGCCGGGCCGACGCGCCGGTGACCGTCAGGTACGCCGACTCGTACACCGTCTGCGCACGGCCGTCCGGCGTGCGCGGGATCGCCGTCGTCGCCTGGTCGTTGAGCCACGAATCCGCTAGCCCGTGCCTTCGGCCGACCGTCTGTACCGCCTGCGTCAGCCGGTAGTGCCCCGCGTCGATCCGTG harbors:
- a CDS encoding nucleotidyl transferase, producing the protein MADELLDRKRIVELFDELSRELRFQGARAQIYIIGGAAMSLAFDRERATRDVDARIDAGHYRLTQAVQTVGRRHGLADSWLNDQATTAIPRTPDGRAQTVYESAYLTVTGASARHLLAMKLAAGRGKDQGDIALLCKYLGLKGPDEAIRVYRELFPGELVKASVRRAAEAAFPERSVERGR